One stretch of Glycine soja cultivar W05 chromosome 7, ASM419377v2, whole genome shotgun sequence DNA includes these proteins:
- the LOC114418679 gene encoding nucleolar protein 56-like, with the protein MALFLLYESASGYALLEAHGLDEIGHTTEAVRNSVSDLNRFGKVVKLRSFNPFTSALDALKQCNAVSEGLLTDELRTVLETNLPKVKEGKKSKFSLGVSDPKIGSQISELTKIPCQSNEFVAELLRGVRLHFDRFVSDLKSGDLEKAQLGLGHSYSRAKVKFNVNRVDNMVIQAIFLLDTLDKDINSFSMRVREWYSWHFPELVKIINDNYLYAKVAKFIEDKSKLSEDKISSLTDIVGDEDKAKEIVEAAKASMGQDLSPVDLVNVQQFAQRVMDLSEYRRKLYDYLVAKMNDIAPNLASLIGEVVGARLISHAGSLTNLAKCPSSTLQILGAEKALFRALKTRGNTPKYGLIFHSSFIGRASAKNKGRIARYLANKCSIASRIDCFSERGTTTFGEKLREQVEERLDFYDKGVAPRKNIDVMKSAIESVETEYTAMETEAPVEVSGKKAKKKKHKASVTDDGDNMAVDKITETTNGDALEDHKSEKKKKKKEKRKLDLEVELNDQAMDGGANGVESEQDGAVKKKKKKDKRGDNGEVLEAAIETKKKKKK; encoded by the exons ATGGCGCTGTTCCTCCTCTACGAGTCGGCGTCGGGTTACGCGCTCTTGGAGGCGCACGGCCTCGACGAAATCGGGCACACTACGGAGGCCGTTCGGAACTCCGTTTCCGACCTCAACAGGTTCGGCAAGGTCGTCAAGCTTCGCTCCTTCAACCCCTTCACCTCCGCCCTCGACGCTCTCAAACAGTGCAACGCCGTTTCCGAAG GGCTGTTGACTGATGAGCTGAGAACGGTTTTGGAGACTAACTTACCTAAAGTTAAGGAAGGTAAGAAGTCCAAGTTCAGTTTAGGTGTATCGGATCCAAAGATTGGTTCCCAGATATCTGAACTTACTAAAATTCCTTGCCAAAGTAATGAGTTTGTCGCCGAGCTGCTTCGCGGTGTGCGCCTCCATTTTGATAGGTTTGTCAGTGATCTCAAG TCCGGGGATTTGGAAAAGGCACAACTTGGTCTGGGGCATAGTTACAGCAGAGCAAAGGTGAAATTCAATGTTAACCGTGTTGACAACATGGTCATTCAAGCAATTTTCCTTCTTGATACACTTGATAAGGATATTAATTCATTCTCCATGAGAGTCAG AGAATGGTATTCTTGGCATTTTCCAGAACTGGTGAAgattataaatgataattatCTGTATGCCAAAGTTGCTAAATTTATTGAGGATAAATCAAAGCTGTCCGAAGACAAGATTTCATCCTTAACTGACATAGTTGGCGATGAAGATAAAGCAAAGGAGATTGTGGAAGCTGCCAAGGCTTCCATGG GACAAGATTTGTCCCCAGTGGACTTGGTTAATGTCCAACAATTTGCGCAAAGGGTGATGGACCTTTCTGAGTACAGGCGGAAGTTGTATGATTACCTGGTTGCTAAAATGAATGACATTGCGCCAAATTTGGCCTCTTTAATTGGTGAAGTTGTTGGTGCACGATTAATTTCCCATGCAGGTAGCCTCACAAATTTAGCTAAATGCCCTTCTTCAACTCTTCAAATTCTTGGTGCAGAGAAGGCTCTGTTCAG GGCATTAAAAACAAGAGGAAACACTCCTAAATATGGTCTGATATTCCACTCTTCTTTTATCGGTCGAGCATCTGCCAAAAATAAGGGCCGAATAGCTCGCTATCTTGCTAACAAATGTTCAATTGCTTCACGGATTGACTGCTTTTCTG AAAGGGGTACTACTACTTTTGGGGAGAAACTCCGTGAGCAAGTTGAGGAGCGACTTGATTTTTATGAcaagggagttgcccctcgtaAGAACATAGATGTCATGAAGTCTGCTATTGAAAGTGTTGAAACCGAAT ATACAGCGATGGAAACAGAAGCACCAGTTGAAGTTTCAGGCAAGAAAGCCAAGAAGAAGAAGCATAAAGCTTCCGTTACAGATGATGGTGATAATATGGCTGTAGATAAGATCACAGAGACTACAAATGGTGATGCATTGGAGGATCATAAgtcagaaaagaagaagaaaaagaaggaaaagaggaAATTGGACTTGGAGGTGGAACTTAACGATCAAGCCATGGATGGTGGTGCTAATGGGGTTGAAAGCGAACAAGATGGAgcagttaaaaagaaaaagaaaaaggataaaaggggtgATAATGGAGAAGTACTAGAGGCTGCTATTGAgactaagaagaagaaaaagaaataa